The DNA segment ATCAAGCTCTTTTGCTGTAATGGCTTCGCCCAAGCTTACTTGTAAAGGCTGCATATCCATAACCTGCAATAACTGTGTTACGGCAGTAATGCATCTTGGGCAAACCATATTTTTTATAATGAGTTTCATATTTTATTTAATACTAACAAAATTTTTAATACTAACAAAATTAGGGATTATTAAATAGTGGTATTAAGTTAAGTAATTTCTTTTTTATAAGTTTGCTCCCAAAAATAAACGATGAATAATATTATCACCTACTTAAAACCTGTACCGTTTATGAAACGCTTTTTAGGCGTTACGCTAATGCTATTTGGTATTTTTGCACTTCTTTTTCTTAATATTATTTTTGGTGCTATATTTTTGGTATTAGGTTTAAACCTTGCCTCTACCGAGGGTTCACAAATAGATATTACAAGCAAAACGTATAGAAAAATATGGTCTTTTTTAGGTATTCATATAGGTAAATGGGAGCCCTGTCCTGAGTTTGAGTATGTTTCTGTTTTTCGTACTAACCAAGACCAAACTGTAAATGTTGTTACCGCAACAACAACAGTAAGAACAGAAGTAATACTACTTAATTTATTTTACGGAAATAAAAATATTACTTTCTATCAAACTACTGATAAAGCAGATGCTTTTAAAGTAGCCGAGCATTTTAAAGTTGTTTTTAATATTGATATACTCGATGCTACCGAAAAAGACAAGGTTTGGCTTTAGCTACATTATAGGTTAGTCTTTTTTATCCTCATTTTTTCTTTTATCTGGTCGAATTATCATTCTTAACGATTGGTCTTGAGCAAAATAAGCTGTCATCCAATTCCAAAAAGTAGCAAGTCTGTTACGGTAACTAATTAATGACATTAGGTGAATAAATAACCATGCCAACCATGCTATAAAGCCATTAAAGTGTATTTCTGGCTTAGGGATATCTACTACTGCTTTATTTTTACCAATAATAGCCATAGAGCCTTTATCATTATATTTAAACGGTTGCAATGCTTCGTTTTTTAACGTTCGCTTAAAGTTCTTCGCAAGCTGAATGCCTTGTTGTATTGCCACCTGTGCTACCTGTGGGTGACCATTAGGGAAGTTTTCATCAGTAGTTTGTATACTAGTATCTCCAATAGCATATATATTGTGAGTATTAGCCACTTTATTAAATTCATCTGTAATCATTCGTCTACCGCGTCCGTAACTTTCTAGAGGGACACCTTCAAATGTTTTTGCCGATACTCCCGCTGCCCATATCAGGTTTTTAGAGCTGATAGTTTCGCCATTAGATAGGTAAACTGTATCATCAGTAAAATCAGTAACACGGGTGTTTAGTTTTATAACAACTCCCATTTTCTCTAAAGCATGATAAGTCGCCTCTTGCGATTTTTTACTCATAGGTCCTAAAAGAGCATCGCCACCATCTACAAGATATATATTACTAGCACTCGTAGCAAGCTCAGGATATTCTTTACGTAACACTCCGTTTCGCATTTCGGCAAACATACCTGATACCTCAACTCCTGTAGGTCCTCCTCCTGCTACTACTATATTAAGGTATTTTCTTCGCTCTCTACTGTTTTTACAAATAGCTGCCTTTTCCATGCGTTGCAAGAGCCTATTTCGCATTTCTATAGCGTCATTAAGGGTTTTCATGGGTATGGCATTTTTCATGACATTCTCCATCCCAAAATAATTAGTCTCAGCTCCTGTTGCGAAAACCAGTTTATCATATTCCAATTCGCCATTATGCAATACTACTGTATTGGTTTCGGGTTTTACCGAAAGTAACTCGCCAAAACGAAACTGTATGTTTTTTTTACCGCGAAATAATTTCCTGAAAGGATAACTAATACTAGAGGGTTCTAGGTAGGCTGTAGCTACTTGATATATTAACGGCGGAAAAAAATTATAATTATTTTTATCTACCAGTGTTATTGTAAAATTTTTATTTTCTGCTAGGTTTTCTGCTAAATTTATACCAGCAAACCCTCCTCCTATTATTACTACTTTCATGAAAATTAGTTTTTATGAGTTGTCCTTTTTTGTAAGGATAATACTCTATAAAGTTAAGTGTTTTACTAGTAATCAACCAGTCACATTTCTAATTTTATGAAAGATTTAGGGTTTACAAAATAAGAATATTATTTTTCTATTAATTGTCTAAATTTTTATAATGTATAGCCTTTTTAACCAAAGAGAAGTATTAAAAAACTAGACTAGTAATGTAGTATATAAATGATTTATTTATTCAAAATTATCATATATCCTTTCAAACTCTTTACTATTTTCCCATCGTTGCGCAAAAGCCTTATCATGTATTGCCAAAATACGCGGTTTAAACTCCGTAGCCATTCCGTTTGTTACCACATAATCTACAGCTTGTTTGTAAGAATTATATATACTTTTATAAAACGTACTATTACTTACTTCGCGCTTTGCTGTATATTTTTGAGCAGTTTCAATATTATACAACATTAAGTCAGCAACAATATAAGCATCTACTCCTAACGAAAGAAAGTGTTTAATATATTTTTGCGCTACAGAGCGGCGTAGTTTAGGTCGCTTGCTTCTTACGGGAAAATATTCATGTAATATTTTTAGCTTCGCCTCCTGCTCTAATTTATCTTCTTTAGGGTTAAAAATAAAATTATAGTAGGTCTTTACCTCTCCAAACTTTTCATACAGTGCCATCAACTGTTCTTCAAGTTCTTCTTTAGGTAGTGAGGCAAGATATTTTTTAAGATCGCGTTTACTCATAATGTGTTGTAGTACCCAAAAATACGCGTTAATTATATTTACTGCAATAAAATCGGGAAAATGATATTGGAAAAATATAAAAGTAGTATTTTTGCAATCCAGACAAAGTTCAAAAACTAAATCAATTTATACTGTGGAAAATCCGAGTGCACAAAAACTGATCAACAAAATACAACTTGATTTATTCAAGAATGGTTTTAATCCTGAAACTCTAATTGAGGGGCTTAAAAAACTACGTACGTATGCAATGGAGGAGCAAAATCCGGTAGCTACAAAAGCTATTCGACTAACCTATGAGCACCTGGAACAAAATGGCGCATTTTTAATAGCGATTCCTGATGATGAACCTCTTGAAGATGAGGAAGAAGAAGGTACTGAAACAGTAAAAGAAGAAAGCGCTCCTAAGAGTGAAAATGATATAGAAAGTCTTGAGTACTTATTATCCTTATTTACCGACCTTACTAACAAAAACAATATGCTTGACCTTAGGGAGTATAATAAAGCGTTTTTGGCATTCTAAACGCGACAATTACTTGTTTATAAATAAAGCTGTTTGGTTTCAAACAGCTTTTATTTTTTATACCTGTTAATTTAGAATGTTTCTTTCTTAAAGCCAATACTGATTGTTACCTTTGCACAAAATCATAAAATATGACACGTTTTTTTAAAATAGTTGCTACCCTAGAAGGTATATCATTATTAGTACTACTTTTTGTAGCCATGCCTTTAAAGTATATATGGGATATGCCCGAAACTGTACGAATAGTAGGAATGGCACATGGTTTACTTTTTATAGGCTATATTTTACTTGCCATAATGCTAAAAATAGAAGACAATTGGGCTTGGAAAAAATTCCTTATTATTTGCGTAGCATCAATAATACCGTTTGGTACATTTTACATTGAAGCAAAGTACTTTAAAACTAAAGCATAAATTATCTTCTATATGGAATTATTAGACTGGTCGTATAACATTTTTAAAGATCTTGATTTTAGCGATACCGCAGCACTTTATAGTAATTTAGTAGTCAATTTAGTATGTGTAGCCGCTATAGCTTATATACTCGATTTTTTGTCTAAAAAAATACTTATAGTAGCTTTTGAATCGTTTGCTAAAAAAACTAAGACATCTTTTGATGATTTTTTGATAGCCAACAAAACATCAAAGTATATAGCTCATCTTATTCCGCTATTATTTATCTATTATATTATTCCATTAGTACTTAAAGATTTTTTAAACGGTGAAATTCTATTTGAAAAAGGGGTTAGTATATTCATGATTTTTCTTGTACTCTGGATTGTAAGGAGTGTTCTAAATTCATTAAAAGATTATCTAAAAATACAACCCAATTATAGCGATAAACCTATAGATAGCTACATACAAGTAGTAATGATAGTATTGTGGATATTTGCCTCAATAGCTATTATAATGACATTATTTAGCATCAATTTTATAGGTATTGTAGGTACATTTGGTGCAGTATCAGCCGTTGTTATATTAATTTTTAAAGATACTATACTGGGGTTTGTAGCTAGTATACAAGTAAGTGTTAACGACTTAGTACGCATTGGCGACTGGATAACGATGGAAAAATATGGCGCTGATGGTGACGTTATAGAAATTAACCTTGCTACGGTTAAAGTACGTAATTTTGACAATACCACTACTACAGTGCCTACATATAGCCTGATATCTGACTCGTTTAAAAACTGGCGCGGAATGGTAAATTCTGGTGGTAGACGTATAAAAAGACATATACTTATAAAAGCCAATAGCGTGCGTTTTGTAAATAATGATGAAATAGAAAATTTTAAAAAAATACAATTACTTTCATCATATATTGATCACAGGCAATCGGATATTGAGAAATATAATACCAATAACGATATAGACAAAACAATACAGGTAAACGGTAGAAATCTTACTAATTTAGGATTGTTCAGGAAGTACATAAGCGAGTATGTAGATAACCATCCTGCTATAAATAAAGACCTTACCATGATGTGCCGACACCTGCAACCTACAGAGAAAGGTATCCCAATAGAAATATATGCTTTCTCATCTGATAAACGTTGGGAAAACTACGAATACATTATGGCAGATATATTTGACCATGTTATCGCATCGGTAAAATACTTTGACCTTGAAATTTTCGAATTACCTTCGCAAAACAATGCTCCTTTTATAGAAAGTTAATCCTTTTTTATACGGTCTTTAACATACTCTATTTGTGTCTTTCCGTGTGGTAATGATTTCCCAGAGCTGTCAAGGTTTACCATAGTAATAGTGTCTACTTTTATTATAGTTTCGCGCGTCATTTTGTTACGCACTTCCGATTTTAAGACTATAGAGGTTTTACCAAACCGTACTACCTCCATTCCTATCTCTACAATATCGCCTTGTTTTGCAGAGCTCATAAAGTTAATTTCCGACATATGTTTGGTTACCACTCGTTGGTTTTCGAGTTGTACTATAGAGTATAACGCGGCTTCCTCGTCTATCCAAGCAAGTAGCTTACCGCCAAATAACGTTCCGTTCGGGTTCAAGTCTTCGGGTTTTACCCATTTTCTGGTGTGAAATCTCATAAGCAAAAATTTTGTGAAGCTAATTTACTACATCTGCTGTTGTTAATAGTTGTATAAAGAATTATTTAACCTATAACCATTTCGTAGCAAATTACATCTTGTTATACTGCAAAATTAAGCCTCTATTATGAGTAAGCCGAGTAAAACCAAATGGTTTTATCTATAGCACAATAAACAAACCCCGCATTTTGCAAGACGGGGTTGTTTGTAAAAAAATATCGTTGTTATTAATATGCTATAAGTTCTTGTAAAGTAGTTTCAAATCGTTGCTTTGGCAAATACTGGTCTTCTAATGCTTTAGTAAACGGTATGGCACTCTCAAGGCTACCTACACGTTTTACAGGTGCATCTAACTGCTCAAAACATTCTTCCATAATCATAGCCGAAATATCGCTCGCCACACCACCAAATAAACTATCTTCTTGCAAAATAATAACTTTACCTGTTTTTCTAACCGATGTAAATATTGCTTCGGTATCTAATGGTTGTAAGGTTCTCAGGTCAAGAACATCAGCTTTAATAGTAGGGTTTTTATCTAGTGCTTCTAATGCCCAGTGTACTCCTGCCCCAAATGATATAACGGTCACATCATCTCCTTCTCTTAACAAAGCAGCTTTACCAAATGGTAATGTATAATAATCCTTAGGAACGTCTTGGTACATACTACGGTACAATGCTTTATGCTCAAAGAACATCACTGGGTTTGGGTCGTTTATAGCAGTTGCCATAAGCCCTTTAGCATCATAAGGAAAAGCAGGGTAAACTACTTTAAGACCTGGGGTTTTAGTAAACCATGCCTCATTAGTTTGCGAGTGGAAAGGTCCTGCCTGTACTCCTGCTCCGCAAGGCATACGCACTACTACATCGGCGTTTTCTTGCCAGCGGTAATGCACTTTAGCCAAGTAGTTAACTATCGGGTTAAATCCTGTCGAAACAAAATCGCCAAACTGCATTTCGATAACTGCTTTATAACCGTTTATCGACAAGCCCATCCCTGCTGATACAATAGCCGACTCGCATATTGGCGTATTGCGCACACGCTCTTTACCATATGCCGCTACAAAACCGTCGGTCATTTTAAATGCCCCACCATATTCAGCAATGTCTTGTCCCATTATTACAAGGTTGTCATGGCGTTCCATAGACTGTTTTAGTCCTTGCGATAATGCATCAATCATCCTTACATTATCCTCATCCCCTTTAGGATTAACTTCTTCAAATGTATAAGGCTTATATACATCGTTTAGCTCTTCATTTAAATCAGCTTCTATAGCAGGTGCTGCCGATGCTTTTTTATAATCAGTATCAATTTCTTTTTTAATTGATGCTCTTAATTCTTTATCATACTCCTCAGTAAGTACTCCTTCGGCTGTTAGATACTCCTTAAAGTTAGTTACGGGGTCTTTTACTGCCCACATATCCATAAGTTCTTGCGGAACGTATTTTGTACCACTCGCCTCTTCATGCCCACGCATACGGAACGTTTTAAACTCCAGTAGCACAGGTCTTGGATTTTCGCGCATAGAAGCTACTAAATCGCTAAGCTTATTATATACTTCTAATATGTTATTACCATCTATAATATGGCTTTCCATACCATAACCAACGCCCTTATCGGCTATGTTTTCGCAACGGTATTGCTCGTTAGTAGGTGTACTAAGTCCGTAGCCGTTATTCTCAACAACAAACAATACAGGAAGCTCCCAAACCGAAGCTACATTTAGTGCCTCATGGAAGTCGCCCTCGCTCGTTGCTCCTTCGCCTGTAAATACAGCGGTTATTTTACCGTTTTTCTTTAACTTATTGGCAAGTGCAATACCATCGGCTACACCTAGCTGAGGACCAAGGTGCGATATCATACCAATAATATTATACTCTTGTGTACCAAAGTGGAACGAACGGTCGCGTCCTTTAGTAAAACCATCGGCTTTACCTTGCCATTGTGAGAATAGGCGATATAACGGAATATTACGCCCTGTAAACACCCCTAAATTACGGTGCATGGGTAGTATATATTCGTCTTTATCGAGTACTGCGGTAAGCCCTACTGAGATAGCCTCTTGCCCGATACCGCTAAACCATTTGGAAACTTTACCCTGGCGGATAAGAATGAGCATCTTCTCTTCTATAAGTCTGGGTTTTATTAATTTCTTATATAAATCGAGTAATTGTTCGTTGGTTAGTTGTTTTCTGTCGAAATTCATATTGATTTTTGAAAGATTCTTATTCGTTTGTGCTTTCAAATGTAAGAAAATAACAGAATTGTATCGAGTTGTTATAGAAATTTATTTAAACAAAAAAATCCCGTCAGTTGACGGGATTTTAAAAAGCATTTTATTTACTAATTCTTAATCAGCTTATATTCGGCTGAACCTATATTGGTTTGTATACTTAGTATATATATACCCGAGCTTAAACTCTCGGTATTGATATTTTCAAAGTCTTGACTCTGTTGTATTAATTGGCTTCCCTGCAAGTTATATATAGTTACTGCTTCAAGCTGAACTCCTGATTTTGTATCTATATGCAGTATATTATTTACAGGGTTAGGGTATATAGATAGTTGATCTGTAGAAAATAATTCAGTAGTAGCTGTACAATCTTCCGCTAAACTATCTCCTTCAATAACCCATCCTAATTCATTGATTAAATAATCCCTCGTTTCTTCATCACAATATTGCAATCCTTCTGCACCAATATTTTTATTTTCTAAACCTAATTCTTTAAACCTATTTAATAGCGTATCGTAGTTGTTAATACTTAAACTACTGCCATCGATAAAGTGACCATTTGCGCTGGAAACAGCAAAGTTCACATTATTATTAAAAGTCCAATTAGAAATATCCTGATCAAATTCATTAGCATCCGTAAATGTACCTTCCATATTGACTACGTTAGAAACATCCCAACTATTTAAAGGTTGATTGAAAGAACTTGCTTTATAAAACATCGATCCCATATCGATTACATTAGAAACATCCCAGTTGTTCAAAGGCTGATTAAAAGAGCTTGCTTCAAGAAACATTTGTCTCAAATTTGTTACATTAGAAACATCCCAACTATTTAAGGATTGGTTGAAAGAACTTGCTTTAAAAAACATATGCCTCATATCAAGCACATTTGAAACATCCCAGTTGTCCAAAGGCTTATTAAAAGAGCTTGCTCCCTGAAACATATATGGCATATGGGTTACACTAGAAACATCCCAATTATTTAAAAAGCCATTAAAGGAAGTAGCACCTTGAAACATATATGTTGTATAGATTAAATTTGAAACATTCCAATCATTTAAAGATTGATTAAAAGAAGTTGCACCGGCAAACATATGGCTCATATCTATTACATTTGAAACATTCCAATTATCCAAAGGTTGATTAAAGGAGGATGCTCCGTAGAACATAGAGTTCATATTAACCACGCTTGCAACATCCCAATCATTCAAAGACTGATTCAGGGAACTAGCTCCCAAAAACATACTACTCATGTTTTCAACTTGAGTTAAATCTGGAGTATCTGTCGCTGTTATATTTAAATTAACACAATTATAAAATGTGCCTTGCATACTTGTCCATTGCGTATCTCCCCATTGATCAACTGTCAATAATTCATGGTTATAATCTCCGTTATATCCTAACATTATGCAACTAAATTCTCCTGACATACTAACAGTATAAATTCCTTCATTATTAAAAGTATGTGTAACTGTACCTGATTGATTCGTCAATACTGTGCCATCACCAAAATCAATTGTAAAATTATCAGGTAACTCATCAACTTCAAATATTTGAAGTTGAATCGTTAAATCACTGCCTGATACCTGCCAAGTAGTAATAAACGGTGCTTGTGCATTAGTAAAATAGGTTATAAAGCAAAAAATAAGTAATAGGTAATTCTTTTTCATCGGTATGAATTTTAAAAATAAAGCTGCAAAAATACATTTTTACAGCAGGGTTTTATATTTAAAGTTTAAATTTATTGTAATATAATTGTTACTATAACAGAATGTCTACTTTGCTTTCTATAAAATAGCTACTTATAGAAAATCTCTAATATATGACAAAATCAAATATTGACTTATTGTTAACAACTTTCAAATCCTCTATCCAAAAAAATATCCTTATGTTTGTATCTACAAGGCTTTACGCCTTATTAAGTTATTAACAATTTTTCACAGCTATGCAAAATATACCAAGTGTAGATCTGCGTGATTTCCTTTCGGGTAACCCGGAACGCAAACAAAAATTTGTAAATGAAATCGGTAAAGCCTATGAAGATATAGGGTTTGTGGCATTAAAAGGACATTTTCTTGATGACCAATTGGTAGATGACCTTTATACAGAGGTAAGAAACTTTTTCAATCTGCCTGTAGATGTTAAAGAGCAATATGAAATTCCAGGTATTGGCGGGCAGCGTGGTTATGTATCTTTTGGTAAAGAACACGCCAAAGGGCGTAAAGAAGGCGACCTGAAAGAGTTTTGGCATTTTGGGCAATACCTTCCTGAAGGCTCTAAATATGCCAAAGAGTACCCTGAAAATGTAGAAGTAAAAGAGCTTCCTAAATTTAATGACGTAGGTAAAGAAGCCTATCAAATGCTCGAAAAAACAGGTATTTATGTATTGCGTGCTTTGTCTCTTTACTTAGGTCTTGACGAGTTTTATTTTGACAATTATATAGCCGAAGGTAATAGTATACTTCGCCCTATACACTACCCTCCTATTACCGAAGAGCCTAAAAACGCAGTGCGTGCTGCTGCTCATGGTGATATTAACCTTATTACGTTATTAATGGGGGCACAAGGGCGTGGGCTACAAGTGCAAAACCACGAAGGCGATTGGATTGATGCTATAGCACAACCCGACGAATTAGTTATTAATGTAGGTGATATGCTTAGCCGACACACTAATAATAAACTAAAAAGCACCATCCATCAAGTAGTAAACCCTCCTAAGGAATTATGGGGTACTTCGCGCTACTCAATACCTTTCTTTATGCATCCTGTAAGCGAAATGAAACTGGATTGTTTAGAGAATTGTATTGATGAAAACAATCCTAAAAAGTATAACGATATAACAGCAGGCGATTTCCTATACGAACGCTTAGTAGATT comes from the Flavobacterium arcticum genome and includes:
- a CDS encoding NAD(P)/FAD-dependent oxidoreductase, which produces MKVVIIGGGFAGINLAENLAENKNFTITLVDKNNYNFFPPLIYQVATAYLEPSSISYPFRKLFRGKKNIQFRFGELLSVKPETNTVVLHNGELEYDKLVFATGAETNYFGMENVMKNAIPMKTLNDAIEMRNRLLQRMEKAAICKNSRERRKYLNIVVAGGGPTGVEVSGMFAEMRNGVLRKEYPELATSASNIYLVDGGDALLGPMSKKSQEATYHALEKMGVVIKLNTRVTDFTDDTVYLSNGETISSKNLIWAAGVSAKTFEGVPLESYGRGRRMITDEFNKVANTHNIYAIGDTSIQTTDENFPNGHPQVAQVAIQQGIQLAKNFKRTLKNEALQPFKYNDKGSMAIIGKNKAVVDIPKPEIHFNGFIAWLAWLFIHLMSLISYRNRLATFWNWMTAYFAQDQSLRMIIRPDKRKNEDKKD
- a CDS encoding DUF6155 family protein, whose protein sequence is MSKRDLKKYLASLPKEELEEQLMALYEKFGEVKTYYNFIFNPKEDKLEQEAKLKILHEYFPVRSKRPKLRRSVAQKYIKHFLSLGVDAYIVADLMLYNIETAQKYTAKREVSNSTFYKSIYNSYKQAVDYVVTNGMATEFKPRILAIHDKAFAQRWENSKEFERIYDNFE
- a CDS encoding DUF3817 domain-containing protein, whose protein sequence is MTRFFKIVATLEGISLLVLLFVAMPLKYIWDMPETVRIVGMAHGLLFIGYILLAIMLKIEDNWAWKKFLIICVASIIPFGTFYIEAKYFKTKA
- a CDS encoding mechanosensitive ion channel family protein, translating into MELLDWSYNIFKDLDFSDTAALYSNLVVNLVCVAAIAYILDFLSKKILIVAFESFAKKTKTSFDDFLIANKTSKYIAHLIPLLFIYYIIPLVLKDFLNGEILFEKGVSIFMIFLVLWIVRSVLNSLKDYLKIQPNYSDKPIDSYIQVVMIVLWIFASIAIIMTLFSINFIGIVGTFGAVSAVVILIFKDTILGFVASIQVSVNDLVRIGDWITMEKYGADGDVIEINLATVKVRNFDNTTTTVPTYSLISDSFKNWRGMVNSGGRRIKRHILIKANSVRFVNNDEIENFKKIQLLSSYIDHRQSDIEKYNTNNDIDKTIQVNGRNLTNLGLFRKYISEYVDNHPAINKDLTMMCRHLQPTEKGIPIEIYAFSSDKRWENYEYIMADIFDHVIASVKYFDLEIFELPSQNNAPFIES
- a CDS encoding acyl-CoA thioesterase — its product is MRFHTRKWVKPEDLNPNGTLFGGKLLAWIDEEAALYSIVQLENQRVVTKHMSEINFMSSAKQGDIVEIGMEVVRFGKTSIVLKSEVRNKMTRETIIKVDTITMVNLDSSGKSLPHGKTQIEYVKDRIKKD
- a CDS encoding alpha-ketoacid dehydrogenase subunit alpha/beta, whose product is MNFDRKQLTNEQLLDLYKKLIKPRLIEEKMLILIRQGKVSKWFSGIGQEAISVGLTAVLDKDEYILPMHRNLGVFTGRNIPLYRLFSQWQGKADGFTKGRDRSFHFGTQEYNIIGMISHLGPQLGVADGIALANKLKKNGKITAVFTGEGATSEGDFHEALNVASVWELPVLFVVENNGYGLSTPTNEQYRCENIADKGVGYGMESHIIDGNNILEVYNKLSDLVASMRENPRPVLLEFKTFRMRGHEEASGTKYVPQELMDMWAVKDPVTNFKEYLTAEGVLTEEYDKELRASIKKEIDTDYKKASAAPAIEADLNEELNDVYKPYTFEEVNPKGDEDNVRMIDALSQGLKQSMERHDNLVIMGQDIAEYGGAFKMTDGFVAAYGKERVRNTPICESAIVSAGMGLSINGYKAVIEMQFGDFVSTGFNPIVNYLAKVHYRWQENADVVVRMPCGAGVQAGPFHSQTNEAWFTKTPGLKVVYPAFPYDAKGLMATAINDPNPVMFFEHKALYRSMYQDVPKDYYTLPFGKAALLREGDDVTVISFGAGVHWALEALDKNPTIKADVLDLRTLQPLDTEAIFTSVRKTGKVIILQEDSLFGGVASDISAMIMEECFEQLDAPVKRVGSLESAIPFTKALEDQYLPKQRFETTLQELIAY
- a CDS encoding BspA family leucine-rich repeat surface protein, which gives rise to MKKNYLLLIFCFITYFTNAQAPFITTWQVSGSDLTIQLQIFEVDELPDNFTIDFGDGTVLTNQSGTVTHTFNNEGIYTVSMSGEFSCIMLGYNGDYNHELLTVDQWGDTQWTSMQGTFYNCVNLNITATDTPDLTQVENMSSMFLGASSLNQSLNDWDVASVVNMNSMFYGASSFNQPLDNWNVSNVIDMSHMFAGATSFNQSLNDWNVSNLIYTTYMFQGATSFNGFLNNWDVSSVTHMPYMFQGASSFNKPLDNWDVSNVLDMRHMFFKASSFNQSLNSWDVSNVTNLRQMFLEASSFNQPLNNWDVSNVIDMGSMFYKASSFNQPLNSWDVSNVVNMEGTFTDANEFDQDISNWTFNNNVNFAVSSANGHFIDGSSLSINNYDTLLNRFKELGLENKNIGAEGLQYCDEETRDYLINELGWVIEGDSLAEDCTATTELFSTDQLSIYPNPVNNILHIDTKSGVQLEAVTIYNLQGSQLIQQSQDFENINTESLSSGIYILSIQTNIGSAEYKLIKN
- a CDS encoding isopenicillin N synthase family dioxygenase, which encodes MQNIPSVDLRDFLSGNPERKQKFVNEIGKAYEDIGFVALKGHFLDDQLVDDLYTEVRNFFNLPVDVKEQYEIPGIGGQRGYVSFGKEHAKGRKEGDLKEFWHFGQYLPEGSKYAKEYPENVEVKELPKFNDVGKEAYQMLEKTGIYVLRALSLYLGLDEFYFDNYIAEGNSILRPIHYPPITEEPKNAVRAAAHGDINLITLLMGAQGRGLQVQNHEGDWIDAIAQPDELVINVGDMLSRHTNNKLKSTIHQVVNPPKELWGTSRYSIPFFMHPVSEMKLDCLENCIDENNPKKYNDITAGDFLYERLVDLGLIKK